CCCACAGCACTGAGGACTGGGAGCACTGCTACCTTTTCTAGGAGTTGTCCTTAGACAAAACGGCAGTTCTCTCTAGGACCGTTTTTTGCGCATCAAATTTACCGTAAATACTCCAATTCGGCTTTACACTGGAATTATACCGACATACATATGTGGTGAGAAATCTGCAAGCTTCACAAGCGGGGGAAACTGAACCACAATCCTCAGGGTTTCAAGAGCAACGCAACATACAGAAAAACAGATAGACTgcagagtgctcctatatgggaagtagagctgatataatggacaatgagtggGGATAGAAGGAGGTACACTTAATGAGTCATTTAAACTCTGACAAATTACACCCACATAGTAGCACATAGTAGTCTAGTagcatacaaataaataaatagtagcATAATAGTTGTTTAAAAACTGCACCTACCTAATTTTGTCATACATTTACTGAACACTATCAGAGCTCCCTCCTTGCTAGCACCAACTTGGCTGGTTGCAATTCTAGACTGTAGACTGTTCATGCCCAATGTGCGTTATTcgtcctctagtccttcatcagtggttaGTTTCTGACCTCTTTGGTGCAAATGTATTTTATGGTAGACCATCAAACTAGCAGTAAAATCCAGTGCAAACTGCAACGCTGTGCCTGACATACTTGTACCAACACCACCTACACTACCTTGCCACTAccatgtcagtgttactgctgtgctgagaatggtccaccagACAGCATTCAGTGGTGGTCCTATGATGGTCCCATTTTATTAATGAATTGTGGAGAAACAGACAAGCTACAGTTTGTTACAAAAAATACCCTGTTGACCAAAGTATTACAGAATGCTAACTGTATTACAGATCTTATAACCCACTAATATAACCAGGTAATCATTAACTTTTTGTATGTAGGCTCTAGgcaatgctacaaaatgacttaaatgacTAAAGCTGCTAGAAGTGTTTCACCTTTGAGAAGTCTTTTGGCTCATCTTCTGGATTTGAGCATTGTACGTCGTACATCTGAGGTTGACTTGAACGACCTGACCCTTTTCCACAGGATTTGTCAGAATATTTCTCCACATATATTTCTCCACATATATTAATTTGCACtggattaatataacctgacATTAGTGCACAGTCTGTAAAAATGAGTGACATGGCACATTGGGACGGGACTAAActcactgagaaactctggtaataGTTACATTGCTCCATTGTATGACAGAAGGCTGCAAGTGTGCACAAGGCGGGTTGTGTAACGGTGCTACATTCCAACTCACATTTTATCGAGCCAACTACACTGATGAATGCAATTCTAATGGCAACTATCtttaatgtgtaaaaaaaaccacgtatctctaaaatggccattttacagaagaaggcaaaaattatcttaactttgaatggaagtgaatgtaaaataaacatttgttcCAAGTCATATTTAATTTCAAGAcaattttcattggacagcagcaatatatgaAGTCAGTATAACACTGAAATGCAATAGGGTTTGCTCCAGCTGAACAAGCCCTATTAAAATACATGAGAAACATCACACTTGAGAAAATTAAACAACTGAAAATGAATCTTGTTGTGACCAGCAATTAGACACACTTTAGACATTGAAGCACTTAAGAATCTTTTGAACCTCTCTTGCTCAGCAATTGTTTTTGAACAATAAACGCTTGTTAAACACCTGAGTCAGCACCATTTGATCAATTCAGAATAAGGTAAGGTAGATGAACGTAGAGAGATCATTCCCCCCTGGGTTATGGTACAAAAATCTGCAGACTTTCGGGAACCTGCAAGGCATGGTTATTTGCACAGATTCCACAAGGCTAACAATAACGCAATATTTACtcaacacacattcagtcagaTATGCCCCGTAGCATATTTGGGCCTCCACTCCCCATTGGTCCACATGAGTCAACATGACCCAAAAATAATCTTTTAAAGGCAGTTAAGTGTGTTGTGTGTCCAGTGTGTAGTGTCCATCAGGACAAACACTAATACAAACTGAAGACCATGAAGAGAACAGCAGTCCTTTTTCTGCTCCCAAACCTTTGGATAGGCTGTCTGGGTGagtctgtgtgtatttttaaagtaaaatatacatctatcagccataatattaatacCACCTTCTCATTTAtgtactcactgtccattttgtcagctccactgaccatatagaagcactttgtagttgtataattccagactgtagtctagctgcttctctgcatactttgttagccttctTTCAGTCTGTTCtatcagaaacccctctgtTGTAGCTCACCTTGCTGGTGTATAGTTAGAGACTATAGCCCTTCTTTTGGTCCACAGCCATTCTCTAGCCTCTTACCAGTGGTCAGCTTTTGACTGGATATTTGTGGGTGGTGGCAAGTAAGTGAAGTGCATGATGAGAGTCCTTTTTCCCCTCACTGATTCCATTCTCATCTCGTGGTCTCACAGCTCTGGAGTGTACAACAGTGTCAGGCAGGCTGAAGCAGGTTGATGCTGGGAACGGACATGTGTTTGGAGTGTGCCCAAAAGGTGAAATCTTCACTCTGTACGGTTCCAGCTTGATAAGGTTACCCGGACAGCTGAAGCATGTCAGTGTGGGACCTGCTGGAGTCTGGGGAGTCAACTCAACTAACAACATCCACAAACTTGTGAAAGGAGATTGGGTTGCCGTCCCAGGTGAGCTGATTTTTGCATACTTGACAGGAATTTAACTTGCTCTgtttcaaaaaaataaaaggtgcaTTGGTGAAGCGTAAAATAAAAACCCTTATTTCATTCCATCGGGGCACAGAAGACCACATATTTGCTTCAACCCTCAGGTCTTGAAATCTGAACCTTAAAGCCATGTTTCAGTCCTGGAACTAGAAGTTAAAGGGCAGTTCATGTATTTGGTTGGCCATGAAGTTCCAAAATTATCATTACAAAGTCCTGGACttgaaactggattcaagggtCAGATCTGATAACCTCTGCAAACCTATTGTGTTGAGATCTTGGCTGGAGCAAAAATGTGGAATTGTCAGGTGGGCCTAACAAATCAGTggaaaacttttaaaaaatcttttttaaaaattacaaCTCATTTAAAAGATACTAGAACTGTAGATCCCAGCCCTTGTCCTGAAGAACcgcctgccctgcacattttagtgcttccTACACCCATGGTTCAGCTAATGTGCGGTTGAAGTGTGTTAGAGAAGAAAACAACCAAAATGTGGAGGTCAGGGGATCGTCCAAGACAAGGGTTGGACAATCCCAAAGGCATTGTCCTAGAACCATGCATCCAAGCCAAAGTAGCTTTTATTAGCCGATGCCGTCTTAGAGTTTGCACCTTTATCCACCATGCCTGACAAAAAAATAAGGTTTCTGTTGGAGGTGAAACCTCTGGGAAGATCACAGATATAGTAAAAGTGCTGGACTGTAAGGTCCTCCACTTCCTTTCTATTCAGCTGAATTTCCATccatctctttctgtcttttccaCTTTGTGTCCTTACCATTCCAAGGCCTGATGAGACAGGTGGATGCAGGAGGAAAGATGTTCGCAGCAGGTGTCAACATGGGCAGCGTGGTCTTCTGCCTGGGTGAAGAAGCGACCACAGGCTATGCAGGGCCAGGTAGTCGTGCCTCCTGGACACAGCTCCCAGGAAAGCTTAGGTACTACAGCTGTGGACCATACAGTTGCTGGGGAGTAAACGCTGCAGATGAAATA
The sequence above is drawn from the Salminus brasiliensis chromosome 11, fSalBra1.hap2, whole genome shotgun sequence genome and encodes:
- the LOC140565040 gene encoding fish-egg lectin-like is translated as MKRTAVLFLLPNLWIGCLALECTTVSGRLKQVDAGNGHVFGVCPKGEIFTLYGSSLIRLPGQLKHVSVGPAGVWGVNSTNNIHKLVKGDWVAVPGLMRQVDAGGKMFAAGVNMGSVVFCLGEEATTGYAGPGSRASWTQLPGKLRYYSCGPYSCWGVNAADEIYIMKGVTPTACGGSLDLEHISGSLAMIEVSTDGQVYGVNSLGDIYKREGVSPCNPAGTEWRHVQHSEKVKHLSYDLGHLWLINRENRILDCTE